In Streptomyces sp. TLI_146, the genomic stretch AGCGGCCCGGCGGCCAGTTCTACCGGCACCCCGCACCGGGCCTGCGCGCCGCCCGGCCCGAGGCGCTGCACCACGACTGGGAGGCGTTCGCCACGCGCGCGTCCCGGCTCGAAGCCCACCGTCGGGCGGGCCGGGTCACCTACCTCGCCGCCCACCACGTCTGGACGGTGGTACGGGACGCGGCCACGGGGGAGTGGCTGCTGCACGCGGTCGCGAGCGGCCCCGGCGGCGAGGAGAGTCCGGCCACGGTCCGGGCGCGGGCGGTGCTGCTCGCGACCGGCGCGTACGAACGCCAACTCCCCTTCCCCGGCTGGACCCTGCCCGGCGTCGTCGGCGCGGGCGGGGCGCAGGCCATGTTGAAGTCCGGCCTGGTGCTGCCCGGCAGGCGGATCGTGGTGGCGGGCAGCGGCCCGCTGCTGCTCGCCGTCGCCGCCTCGCTCGCGGCGGCCGGGGCCACCGTCCCGGCCGTGGTCGAGGCGTCCGCGTACACCTCGTACGCACGCGAACTGCCCGCGCTCCTCCGCAACCCCGGCAAACTGGGCGAGGGGGCGCTGTATGGCGGCGGGCTGCTGCGGCACCGGGTGCGGCTGCTGACCCGGCACGCGGTGACGGCCGCGCACGGCAGCGGCCGCGTCGAGGCCGTGACGGTGTCCCGGCTCGACCGCGACTGGCGGCCCGTGCCGGGCAGCGAGCGCCGGGTGCCGTGCGACGCGCTCGCGGTCGGCCACGGGCTCGTCCCCCAGCTGGAGCTGGCGACCGGCCTGGGCTGCGCCACCCGCCCTACGGCCGACGGCACCCTCGCCCTGGAGCTCGACCCCGCGCAGCGCACCTCCGTGCCCGGGATCTGGGCGGCGGGGGAGACCGGCGGCATCGGGGGCGCGCAACTGGCGCTCACCGAAGGTGAGTTGGCGGCAGCGGCGATCGCGTACGAGCTCCACGGAACCCGGCGTCCGCGGGGGATCGCCGCTCTGGTGCGCGGGCGGGCACGGCTGCGCCGGTTCGCGGAGGCGATGGCGGCCGCGCACCGGCCCGGCGACGGCTGGACCGGGTGGGTGGACGACGCCACCCTGGTGTGCCGCTGCGAGGAGGTTCCGGCCGGGCGGATCAGGGAGGCCGTCAAGGACCTCGGCGCGCACGACGCCAGGAGCGTGAAACTGCTGACCAGGGCCGGTATGGGGTGGTGCCAGGGCAGGATGTGCGGCCAGGCCGTGGCCTGCCTCGCGGGCGGCGGGCCGGCCGAGGACCGGCGGCCGCTGTCCTGCCCGGTGGAGCTCGGCCACCTCGCCCAACTACCGCCCTCCGCAAGCTGACCGCGCCCCCCGGACGGCCGTCCGTGAACAGACGACCGCTGTCATCACCCTGGTGCGCCTCTTGTGGCCGACGTACAGCGTTCAGTAAAATGTCACACACCACACTAGGGAGTCACCGATGACGTCTGCCCAGACCGCCGTGTCCGCCCGCCCCTCCGCCGCCCGGCAGCCCTGGCGCGGCATCATGGTCGCCACCGCCCTGCCCCTGCGCGAGGACCTGTCCGTCGACTACGACGCCTACGCCGACCATGTGCGCTGGCTGATCGACAACGGCTGCGACGGCGTCGTGCCGAACGGCTCCCTCGGCGAGTACCAGACCCTCACCGACGAGGAACGGACCCGGGTCGTCCAAGTCGCCGTGGAAGCGGCGGGCGACGGGGACCGGGTGATGCCCGGCGTCGCCGCGTATGGCAGCGCCGAGAGTCGCCGCTGGGCCGAGCAGGCCGCCGAGGCGGGCGCGGGCTCGGTCCTGCTGCTCCCGCCGAACGCCTACCGCGCCGACGAGAGTGCGGTGCGCGCCCACTACGCCGAGGTGGCGCGGGCCGGAGTGCCGGTCGTCGCGTACAACAACCCCATCGACACCAAGGTCGACCTCACGCCGCCGCTCCTCGCGCAGCTGCACCGGGACGGCAGTATCGTCGCGGTC encodes the following:
- a CDS encoding NAD(P)/FAD-dependent oxidoreductase, which gives rise to MPTSPSEPSEPSEPSEPSQPSELPEPAGPSDLAVVGAGPAGLAAAVAAADLGLSVTVLDAGERPGGQFYRHPAPGLRAARPEALHHDWEAFATRASRLEAHRRAGRVTYLAAHHVWTVVRDAATGEWLLHAVASGPGGEESPATVRARAVLLATGAYERQLPFPGWTLPGVVGAGGAQAMLKSGLVLPGRRIVVAGSGPLLLAVAASLAAAGATVPAVVEASAYTSYARELPALLRNPGKLGEGALYGGGLLRHRVRLLTRHAVTAAHGSGRVEAVTVSRLDRDWRPVPGSERRVPCDALAVGHGLVPQLELATGLGCATRPTADGTLALELDPAQRTSVPGIWAAGETGGIGGAQLALTEGELAAAAIAYELHGTRRPRGIAALVRGRARLRRFAEAMAAAHRPGDGWTGWVDDATLVCRCEEVPAGRIREAVKDLGAHDARSVKLLTRAGMGWCQGRMCGQAVACLAGGGPAEDRRPLSCPVELGHLAQLPPSAS
- a CDS encoding dihydrodipicolinate synthase family protein, which translates into the protein MTSAQTAVSARPSAARQPWRGIMVATALPLREDLSVDYDAYADHVRWLIDNGCDGVVPNGSLGEYQTLTDEERTRVVQVAVEAAGDGDRVMPGVAAYGSAESRRWAEQAAEAGAGSVLLLPPNAYRADESAVRAHYAEVARAGVPVVAYNNPIDTKVDLTPPLLAQLHRDGSIVAVKEFSGDVRRAYEIAELAPELDLLIGADDVLLELALAGAVGWVAGYPNALPAASATLYRAAVAGDLETALPLYRSLHPLLRWDSKTEFVQAIKLSMDIAGRPGGPVRPPRARLLGDQESAVRAATEKALAEGLR